In Rhodothermales bacterium, a single window of DNA contains:
- a CDS encoding haloacid dehalogenase-like hydrolase: MLVLFDIDGTLLTSNGAGRSAIEAALSRCMGRAVTAEGVAFSGRTDPAIVRDMLAGSGCTTSEIDASLADCLEAYADELTARLQPSDITVLDGVTEILSSLRIRPDTHLALLTGNLERTAWAKLHAGGLNDYFEWGAFGSDHHDRNQLPGIAAHRFRERTGRFFPSSRTIIIGDTEHDITCARSGGAWAIAVCTGRSDRRMLEIHGPDLLLDSLAPMDPVLAFMDTLPA; this comes from the coding sequence ATGCTTGTCCTGTTTGATATTGACGGTACCCTGCTCACGTCCAATGGTGCTGGAAGGTCGGCCATCGAAGCCGCACTCTCACGGTGCATGGGTCGAGCCGTAACGGCCGAGGGCGTGGCCTTCTCCGGCCGGACAGATCCGGCCATCGTCCGGGACATGCTCGCTGGATCGGGGTGTACGACCAGCGAGATAGACGCCTCGCTTGCCGACTGCCTTGAGGCGTATGCGGACGAGTTGACAGCGCGACTGCAACCGTCCGATATCACAGTCCTTGACGGCGTAACAGAAATCCTTTCATCCCTGCGTATCCGACCGGACACCCATCTTGCACTGCTGACCGGAAACCTCGAGCGCACCGCTTGGGCCAAGTTGCATGCCGGCGGGTTGAACGACTACTTCGAATGGGGTGCTTTCGGGAGCGACCATCACGACCGCAATCAACTGCCCGGCATTGCCGCCCATCGTTTCCGCGAGCGGACCGGTCGCTTTTTCCCGTCTTCCCGGACCATCATCATTGGAGATACGGAGCATGACATCACCTGCGCCCGCTCCGGCGGTGCCTGGGCGATTGCCGTCTGTACGGGACGCTCGGACCGACGCATGCTGGAAATCCACGGGCCCGACCTGCTCCTGGACAGCCTGGCTCCCATGGACCCGGTACTGGCCTTCATGGATACCCTTCCCGCGTAG
- a CDS encoding low molecular weight protein-tyrosine-phosphatase, with the protein MGHRVGGIRPGQQVAGVQNLDAAGVSRSISNPIRVLFVCLGNICRSPLAEGVFRHKVASAGMDSHFMIASAGTGGWHVGHPPDPRMTETALANGVDIRSQRARQFMPEDLSLFDHIFVMDKSNLEDVLALDPDGTLSSRVRLFREFDPEPGDFQVPDPYYGGTKGFEDVFAIVDRTADLLLHRLWEEFGGIRG; encoded by the coding sequence GTGGGGCATCGTGTTGGCGGCATTCGTCCTGGCCAACAAGTGGCTGGTGTCCAGAACCTTGATGCAGCGGGCGTGAGCAGGTCGATATCGAATCCCATACGTGTGCTGTTTGTCTGCTTGGGCAACATCTGCCGGAGTCCGTTGGCCGAAGGGGTGTTTCGTCACAAAGTGGCTTCAGCCGGAATGGACTCGCATTTCATGATTGCTTCGGCCGGGACGGGCGGATGGCATGTGGGTCACCCACCAGATCCTCGCATGACGGAAACCGCGTTGGCGAACGGCGTGGATATCCGGTCGCAGCGGGCCAGGCAGTTCATGCCGGAAGATCTCTCCCTTTTCGACCACATTTTCGTGATGGACAAGAGCAATCTGGAGGATGTACTTGCGCTCGATCCGGATGGTACGCTGTCCTCTCGCGTGCGACTGTTCCGGGAGTTCGATCCGGAGCCAGGGGATTTCCAGGTCCCCGACCCCTATTACGGCGGTACGAAGGGGTTTGAGGACGTATTTGCCATCGTGGATCGCACCGCGGACCTGTTGCTTCACCGCCTGTGGGAAGAATTCGGCGGCATTCGCGGCTGA
- a CDS encoding sugar phosphate nucleotidyltransferase: MKGIVLAGGTGSRLYPLTRVTNKHLLPVGRYPMIYHPLVRLRRAGVREVAVVTSPEHMGDVVNLLGSGRRLGLDLTYRVQDEPGGIAQAIALCETFTGGEPFVVILGDNILGSDIGHEVDAYRAQASGARVLLKEVHDPERYGVPRLVDGRIVEVIEKPTEPPSSFSVTGIYFLDADVFSIINQLEPSARGEFEISDVNNHYAARNVLSHGILKGFWGDAGTFDGWDEANRLARDVIYPELDESAE; the protein is encoded by the coding sequence ATGAAAGGGATTGTCCTGGCCGGGGGTACCGGCAGCCGACTCTATCCACTGACACGGGTGACAAACAAGCACCTGTTACCGGTTGGGCGGTATCCCATGATCTATCACCCACTCGTGCGGTTGCGCCGGGCCGGAGTACGGGAGGTCGCGGTGGTCACGAGTCCCGAACACATGGGAGATGTCGTCAACCTGCTGGGAAGCGGTCGTCGGCTGGGCCTGGATCTGACCTACCGGGTGCAGGATGAGCCCGGCGGAATTGCACAGGCCATTGCGCTGTGTGAGACGTTCACCGGTGGCGAGCCGTTCGTAGTGATCCTTGGTGACAACATCCTGGGATCGGATATTGGCCATGAAGTGGATGCTTACCGCGCCCAGGCATCCGGAGCGCGCGTGCTGCTGAAGGAAGTCCACGATCCCGAACGCTATGGGGTACCCCGATTGGTTGACGGTCGAATCGTGGAGGTCATCGAGAAGCCAACCGAGCCTCCCAGTTCGTTCAGCGTGACTGGCATCTATTTCCTGGACGCCGATGTCTTCTCCATCATCAACCAACTGGAGCCGTCGGCCCGCGGTGAGTTCGAAATCAGTGACGTGAACAATCACTATGCGGCAAGGAATGTCCTCTCCCATGGAATCCTGAAGGGATTCTGGGGAGATGCGGGCACGTTTGACGGATGGGATGAAGCCAACCGATTGGCTCGTGACGTGATCTACCCTGAACTGGATGAGTCTGCTGAATGA
- a CDS encoding dTDP-4-dehydrorhamnose 3,5-epimerase family protein, which yields MIWKDALIDGVLARPLTPFRDDRGWLAELFRSDDPVPAGFPEMGYVSVTYPGVARGPHEHVRQSDRFAFFHGLYRIWLWDVRPDSATRGCRQMLTAGADFPLLLVIPPGVVHAYRNEGSEDAFVMNFPDALYAGRNRQEVVDEIRHEDDPESPFTLVDTL from the coding sequence ATGATCTGGAAAGATGCGTTGATTGATGGCGTGCTCGCCCGGCCCCTGACGCCCTTCCGGGATGACCGGGGATGGCTCGCCGAGCTTTTCCGATCCGACGATCCTGTCCCGGCCGGTTTTCCGGAGATGGGATACGTGTCGGTTACGTACCCTGGCGTGGCACGCGGTCCCCACGAACATGTCCGCCAGTCCGACCGGTTCGCTTTTTTCCACGGGCTCTACCGGATCTGGCTCTGGGATGTACGTCCGGATTCGGCTACGCGTGGATGCCGCCAGATGTTGACGGCTGGAGCCGACTTCCCACTCCTGTTGGTCATCCCTCCCGGTGTCGTACACGCCTATCGGAATGAGGGCAGCGAAGACGCCTTCGTCATGAACTTTCCGGACGCTCTCTACGCAGGCCGGAACCGTCAGGAGGTGGTCGACGAAATACGTCATGAGGATGATCCCGAATCCCCGTTCACCCTGGTTGACACACTCTGA